In one window of Mus pahari chromosome 3, PAHARI_EIJ_v1.1, whole genome shotgun sequence DNA:
- the Tmem210 gene encoding transmembrane protein 210 — translation MAPCPQPESCPAGSPLGLIYLSLLLVPASAGTYCECSLGLSREALIALIVVLAGVSASCFCALVVVAIGVFRAKGDTCPGHSENRLAGPYGVQEDRIDLHTVHVESHLMDPDLDISMMQSLDSQGLMTMTAPLEPPPPPPPPPPPPLPPLPQ, via the exons ATGGCCCCCTGTCCCCAGCCTGAGTCCTGCCCAGCTGGCAGCCCCCTTGGCCTGATATATCTGTCCCTTTTGCTCGTCCCTGCTTCAG CTGGAACCTACTGTGAATGCAGCCTTGGCCTCAGCCGTGAGGCCCTTATTGCCCTCATTGTGGTGCTGGCTGGTGTCAGTGCCAGCTGCTTCTGTGCCCTCGTTGTTGTGGCGATTGGTGTCTTTCGGGCCAAGGG TGACACGTGCCCTGGACACTCGGAAAACAG GTTGGCGGGGCCCTACGGGGTCCAGGAAGATCGCATAGACCTGCACACAGTACACGTGGAGTCCCACCTCATGGACCCTGATCTGGACATATCCATGATGCAGTCCTTGGATAGCCAAGGCCTCATGACCATGACTGCTCCTCTAGAGccacctccaccccctcctcctcctcctcctcctcctcttcccccacttcCACAATAG
- the Lrrc26 gene encoding leucine-rich repeat-containing protein 26 encodes MRGSFFSRLLPQLSLLLLLLLSLRRVWTQEDIGTAPSKSPVAPECPEACSCSLGGKANCSALALPAVPADLSWQVRSLLLDHNRVSALPPGAFADAGALLYLDLRENRLRSVHARAFWGLGVLQWLDLSSNQLETLPPGTFAPLRALSFLSLADNRLALLEPSILGPLPLLRVLSLQDNSLSALEAGLLNNLPALDVLRLHGNPWTCSCALRPLCSWLRKHPRPASETETLLCVSPRLQKLSLLTAFPDAAFKQCTQSLAARDLAVVYALGPVSFLASLAICLALGSVLTACGARRRRRRTTVHHLLRRQLDPEGPPSLEDAGSPATAAIQA; translated from the exons ATGCGGGGTTCTTTTTTCTCGCGGCTTCTGCCGCAactctctctgctgctgctgctgctgctgtcgtTGCGGCGAGTCTGGACCCAGGAGGATATTGGAACTGCCCCTTCCAAATCCCCGGTGGCCCCCGAATGCCCCGAGGCATGTTCATGTTCACTAGGCGGCAAGGCCAATTGCTCCGCACTCGCGCTGCCCGCGGTACCAGCGGACCTAAGCTGGCAAGTACGCTCACTGCTGCTGGATCACAATCGCGTGAGCGCACTGCCTCCAGGTGCCTTCGCCGATGCAGGCGCGCTGCTATACCTAGATCTGAGGGAGAACCGGCTTCGGTCGGTGCACGCGCGAGCTTTCTGGGGTCTGGGAGTGTTGCAATGGCTGGACCTGAGCTCCAACCAGCTGGAAACTCTGCCTCCTGGCACCTTCGCGCCGCTGCGGGCGCTGAGTTTTCTCTCCCTAGCGGATAACCGGCTGGCACTCCTGGAGCCTTCGATCCTGGGCCCGCTCCCATTACTGCGAGTGCTCAGCCTGCAGGACAATTCACTATCGGCACTCGAGGCGGGTTTGCTGAATAACTTGCCTGCCCTCGACGTGTTGCGCTTGCATGGCAACCCCTGGACGTGCAGTTGCGCGCTGCGTCCCCTTTGCAGCTGGCTGCGTAAGCACCCGCGTCCAGCCTCAG AAACTGAGACCCTGCTCTGCGTGTCTCCAAGACTACAGAAGCTCAGCCTACTGACAGCCTTTCCGGATGCCGCCTTCAAACAGTGCACTCAGTCACTAGCAGCGCGAGACCTGGCGGTGGTCTACGCTCTCGGGCCGGTCTCTTTCCTTGCCAGTTTGGCCATCTGCCTGGCATTGGGCTCCGTGCTCACTGCTTGTGGTGCacggcgccgccgccgccgtacCACGGTGCACCACTTACTAAGGAGACAGCTAGACCCCGAGGGCCCACCCTCCCTAGAGGATGCTGGGAGCCCTGCAACAGCAGCTATTCAAGCTTAA